One genomic window of Coffea eugenioides isolate CCC68of chromosome 1, Ceug_1.0, whole genome shotgun sequence includes the following:
- the LOC113770507 gene encoding premnaspirodiene oxygenase-like — translation MRKICIMELLSDKSVLSFHKIRQDEVLHLVEVIRQLAGKSVNITEQLFSHTSSMVCRAAFGQVSKEDRYKFVRLMKQVLALEEGFHMADLFLSYRIFHVLTGLKPELLKIHHKMDIIFENLIKEHINNHTRNKKFIADPNQKDLIDVLLQIRDSGDLQFPISNDDIKAIIFVVDP, via the coding sequence ATGCGAAAAATCTGCATCATGGAACTTCTTAGCGATAAAAGTGTTTTGTCCTTCCACAAAATTAGACAGGATGAGGTTTTGCATCTGGTTGAAGTGATAAGGCAATTGGCAGGTAAGAGTGTCAATATAACTGAACAACTTTTCTCACATACAAGTTCGATGGTTTGTAGAGCTGCATTTGGTCAAGTTTCCAAAGAAGATCGATACAAATTTGTACGATTAATGAAGCAAGTGTTAGCTTTAGAAGAAGGTTTTCATATGGCTGATCTATTTCTTTCTTACAGAATTTTTCATGTCCTGACTGGACTGAAGCCTGAATTGCTGAAGATCCACCACAAAATGGACATTATATTTGAAAACTTAATCAAGGAACACATCAATAATCACACTAGGAACAAGAAGTTCATTGCCGATCCTAATCAGAAAGATCTTATTGATGTTCTACTGCAAATTAGAGATAGTGGGGACCTTCAATTTCCAATCTCCAATGACGATATCAAAGCTATCATCTTTGTAGTTGATCCATAG